The Porphyromonas sp. oral taxon 275 DNA window AGGGGCAGCTGCAGCGTTTGGCTGCCCTGAGGCGCTAGGCGGAAGGGCTGCGAGTTCTCGGAGAGGACGCGCTGCGTGCTTAGGTCGAAGAGCTCGAGTCGCAGCGTGCCCTGCTCCTCTTCACGGCTCATATTCACCAGCGTAGCGCTGAGGACAGGCCTATCCCCACGGCGCAGGAAGCGCGGCAGCTGGGGGCGGAGGGAGAAGTCACGGTAGCTAGTCACTAGGCGCTGCTCCTGATAGCGGCGCATATCGGGCGTGTGTGCCAGCAGCACGAGGCGCCAGCGGGTCAGGGCCTCAGGCATGCGGAAGCTCCAGCTGGCCGTCCCCGAGGCATCCGTCGTCAGCCGTGGGAGGAAGTAGGCACTCTCGGCGAAGTCCTGACGCAGGGCCTTCGGCTCCTCTGCCACGTCTATCGGCGCAGCCTGATCCGCCTTCGCCGCAGCGCCTCGGAGCACGCTGGGAGCAGCGGCGAAGGCAGGCCCTATGATGCCGTCCATCCTCCCGGAGAACACCTCGGGCAGCTGGATATCCCCCCTGCCCATGCGTATGGGCATGCGTCGGCCACGGCCCAGCCAGCGGTAGCGGCGAGGCTGCGGCCCCGCTGCGAGGGCGTCGTGGACGAAGGAGCCACCACCTCTCTGAGCCTCACCCCATAGGTCCTCACCATAGACCGAGCGGGCGGGGCTCAGCCCCCAGCGATAGCCTCGGGGGAGCCTCGGCTCCATGTAGGACGGGTATTCGTCCATGAGCTGAAGGCTCGGCCTACTGAGTCTGAGGCGGCCGAAGATATCCAGCGCCGCATCGTACATCCAGGTGGAGACGGCAGCGCCAGCTACGGGCTTGCCTCCCGAGGTCAGCTGCACGCTCCAGCGCTCCTCGGCTCCGGGCTGCGTGCGGTCACGGAGGCTGGTCCACTTGAGCTCCAGCAGCGGTGCGGGCTGCTCTAGGGTGAAGCGCTCACTCGCACGGTAGAGACGGCCCTGATAGACGGTGTAGAGCTGGACCTCCAGCTGGTCGGGCAGCTTATCCTTAGCGGGGAGAGGGAGGGTGAAGAGCTCGATGCGGCCAGCCTTGCTCCGCAGCACACCGCGCGCCAGCTCCCCATAGCGGTGATGGACGACGTAGTGGATGTAGCCACCCTCAAGCCCGCTCACCCAGTGCAGACGGGCTGGGCGCTGGGCGCTGTAGGTCGAGTCTGCACGGAGGGCTAAGAGTGGGGGCACGAAGCCCGCGATCTGCTGATCGCGGCGGCTATCGAAGAGGTAAACGCGGCGATAGCCCTCGTAGCGCGTGCCGCCCTTATAGTGCGCCTTGTAGCGCAGCGTATAGAGGCCCGCCGCTAGCTCTTGGGGCTCGAGCCAGGGGCTGAAGGCTTGGCCTAGGGTTGTCTGCCCGCTGTGACGTAGCCTATCCCCCTCGTAGAGCTCGTAGTCGACCCGCATCGTGGAGTCCACCCACGCCGTCATGGGGTAGGTGAAGCGCAGCTCGGGCAGCGGGCGCGACAGATCCAGGAGCTCGGGGAGGTCTAGCTGGACCTCCCCGAGCACCTCGCCTAGGGCAAGGCTCAGGCTACGCTGTGTCGTCTCGCCTGCCTCGTCTGTGGCCGTCACCTCCACGCGGTAGCTATAGCTGCCGTGGTCCTGCTCGTCCTGCTCTAGCTGACGGCGCAGGGCGCCTAGATCCAGCGGCAGGGCGAAGGCGCCATCTGCCCCCGAGCGCAGCGTGCTATCCAGGAGCACACGGGGCGAGGCATAGTCATAGATCGAGCGCCACGGGCGCCACAGCTGCTCGGCACGCAGTACGCAGCGTAGGCGTGCCCGCTCGACGGGCTCACCACTGAGGCGGCGCAGCTGCCCCTTGACGCTCAGCAGGGCATCCGCGGGATAGGGCCTGGGCGGCTCCTCGAGCTGGAGCTCGAGGGCGTGACGCTTGTACTCGAGGAGCTGTGCGAAGGCCTGCGCCTGGGGCTGTCGGTACTGATAGCCCTGGGGCTCGACGAAGCGCGCACGCAGGTACAGCTGCCCGAGGAGGACCTCTGGAGCTAGGCGATGACTAGCATGATAGCGGCCCAGCTCATCGCTCCGTACCTCCTCGGACCACAGCAGCCCATCACGGGCATCACTCAGCTCGAGGCGTATGCGCTGCCCTCGAGCAGGGCGTGCCTGCCGTGCAAGGAAGCCCACATCGACAGCCTCCCCATAGATATGCATCACTTGGCCTGGGCGGTAGGCGGGGCGGTCAGTCGTCACCCACAGCTGGAGCCCGCGGGCTGCGAAGTCGATGGCAGGCTGGGGCTTCTCGCCATAGCCGTAGTACTTGATACGCAGTGGATCCCTGAGGTCGCGTGCCTGCAGGACGCTCGTCTGCGACTCATGGCGGTCGAGCAGGATGAGCCCGAGGCTATCGGTACGTAGGCTACCCGCTAGTGTGGGCAGGCTCTCGTGGCGCTTGTCATACCTATACTGAGCCAGCTCGAGCCCCGAGAGCGGGCGGCCCGTAGCTGCGTCGAGCCACTGCCGCGGCACGTGATTGGGGCTAGCGGAGGACCAGAGATCTAGCACCATGAAGGCACTGCTGACGAAGGTCTCCTCATGCACCAAGGCGCGCTTCTGCGAGGCGCGGGGATCGAGCTCGGCGCGTACACGGACGAAGTAGTTGCGTCGCTGGGGTAGCTTGAGCTCTAGGACAAGATGCTTCCCCACCTTGGCGAGGCTATCGACGGGGAGCGAGCACTGCTTGACCAGCATGGGCTTATCCTGGGCACTCGGCCTCCAGTCCTCCCCGCGCTCGGTAGGCCTATAGACGCGTGGCGCCTCGTAGAGACTCACCTGCAGGCCACGTACGAGGTAGGCCGTGTCGAGACGTAGGGAGACCTTGTCTGGCATCCCCCAGGGCTGCTCCAGCTGGAGGGACATACTCGGCTCGAGGCGCTCAGCACGCGCCTGCCGCAGCTGCTTCAGTTCGTCGGGCTGCAGCTGCCCCGCCTGGCTGAGGAGGCGATCAGCGAAGCGCGCGGCCTCCAGCGGCTCGCTGCTGTAGAGGTCGACGAGATTGGGCGCTACGGAGCCAAAGTAGTGCTGGTGCTGATAGCGCTGGGCGAAGTGCTCGATACGCTCCATGGCCTGCCGCGCCGTCAGCCTCCCCGACTGGCTCTTCAGCTCGCGCTCCAGCACGAGGAAGTCCGCCAGGAGCGCGCTATAGCTGGTAGTCCCTGCACTGCGAGCCAAGGTGAGGAGCGCTGGCTGGGTGGGGAGTAAGCCCTCGGGATACCTACTGCCTCCCCCGCGCATATCGTGCAGGTAGTCGAGGAGCTCGAGGAGCGCCGAGATGCCCGTTTGCCCCGAGGCCTTCGTCCCCCCAGCTAGATCCAGCAGCTCAAGGTAAGGAGCAGGGATCGGCTGCATGAGGGCAGAGCCCGCTCCTCGGAGCTGCTCCACCAGCTGGAGGTAGTAGCGATCCAGGTCGGCCTGATGCCAGTGCATGAGCTGGGAGAGCGGACGCGCCTTGACGGGAAGCGGCGTATCGAAGGCTGCGCCTCCACGCGTGCTATAGTTCGAGATCATACGTAGGCTGTAGAGCCCGAGGAGGATACGCTCACGGGGGCTGAGCCAAGGCGCTTGCTCGATGGAGGCTAGGGAAATCCCCAGCTGGGACTCCGCCGTACTCGGCCCCTTGAGGGAGTTCTTCACCTCTACCAGTGCCGTAGTGGCCTCGAGGAGTACATCGAGGCGGCGCTGACCCGAGGCAGCATCGAAGAGCTCCTCTGCGGCCGTCACCGCGTCGCGGAGGTGACGCTGTGCCTGGGCTGCCTTGAGCTTGGTGCGCAGCTGCTCGAGGCTAGGCTGTGCCTTGGTCTGCGTGCTCTGTATGCCCTGGGTCTGAGCCTTTAGCCCGAGGGGTACGCCCAGCGAGCCAAGCAGGCCCAGGCTGAGCATCCATATAGCAATCGAAGATCGTCGTGACATCGGATAGTGCTTTAGTAAGTGAAGGAGCCGTGCTCTAGCTCCCGTGAGGACTTTGCACAAATGTACAAAGAAAGCGCTACCCCTTATCCCTGAGCCGCACCCCACCGAGCCACCGCCTGACATCGCGAGCTAAGTGCCCGCCGCCTGACCGATATCCGTCAGGCGGCTGAGGGATAAGTATGACGGCGCTGAGGGATAGCTGTCAGAGTGCTGACTGCTATCCATGAGGGAGCTGAGGTATAGCGGGGACGAGCCGGAGCGCAAGGGGGGACGAGGCTAAGACCCAGCTCAGCCCCCAGCGAATAGGGGCATGAAAAGGCAGCGGCCGCAGTGCCCGTCGAGACGGGACAGCTGCGGCCGCTGCGCTAGAGGTGGGGAGGGAGCTCAGGAGGAGCTGCTCCCCACAGGATGGATAGGCTTAGTAGCCCTCGGTCTGCTTGATCAGCGGGTCGTTATTGAGCACCGTGCGGTCCACAGGCCAGAGGAGCTTCTGACGCTCCGTCGTCTTGAGGATAGGCGTAGGAGCTGTCCCCGTCAGATGGTCGTCGGAGTAAGCAGCAGCAGCGGAGAAGACCAGGGGCTGCTTGCTGGCATCCTGCAGACGAAGCAGGTCATACCAGCGCTTGTACTCCCCTGCGAACTCGTGGTCACGCTCCTTGAGGATAGCCAGCTCGTTGGCCGCGAAGTCGCCGCTGACGAACTCATGCCCTGCGAACTTCGTCCCGAAGGCACGCTTGCGGATCAGGTTGAGCTCCGCCGAGGGATCTTCGCCCAGGGCATTCTTCACCTCAGCCAGCAGCAGCAGGACATCGGCATAGCGGTAGAGGATGACATTGCTGTCATAGATGTGCGCATTGTCCGAGTAGAGCTGTCCCTGATACTTGAGGAATACCGAGCCGGGGAGCAGGTTACCTGGCGTACCGACCGTGAACTCGAAGAAGGTAGCGCTACGACGCGTGTCATCCTCATCGAAGCTAGCCACGAAGCTAGGCTTGTACTCGTTGTAGAGGATCCCCGTGCTCATCGCCTTGAGCGTATCCCCAGGGAAGAGCACCCCGTCCTTATCGCGGGCCGAGCCTACGAAGAGACGGTTCTGGTACATGTAGTGACCGTAGTCATTGGTGGCCTCCTGACGGTCGAAGTAAAGGTTGAGGATGATCTCCTTACCGTTCTTCTTCTTGGCGTCGAAGTTCGCAGCGAACTTATCCTCCAGCTCGAAGGCCTGGCTGCCGACGATACCCTCAAGGGCGGTCTTCGCCTTGCGCAGGTCAGCCTCACCCGTGGCGGTATGGTTGCCCGTGGTCACCTTAGCCGACCAGAGGTATACCTCAGCCTTGAGGAGCTCGGTAGCAGCACGCGACCACTCGGTCTTGATGCTCTTCCAGGGGCTCGTGGCCAGCAGCTCGGAGGACTTCTCTACATCCTTCTTGATGAAGTCCAGCGTCTCCTCGGCCGAGGAGCGCGCCTTGTGGTAGCTCGTGGGGTCGGTGATCGCCTCCTCGGCTACACGGGGCTCCGTCTCGAGGACTACCCCCCCGTAGCTCTTGTAGAGCACGAAGTAGATGTAGGCGCGGATACCGTAGGCCTTACCTAGATAGGTCTTGCGCTCGGCGTCCGTGAGGAAGGGGCACTGCGTCTCTACCTTCTTGATGAAGAGGTTGATGTGCAGCAGGTCACCGTAGAGGCCGCCCCAGTTGGAGATCCCAGGACGGTCAGCATCCAGGACGCTCTGCTTTACCTCCACGGAGGACTGACTCTCGCCTGTGGCCGATACGGTGAACTTCATCGTACCGGCGCGCAGCTCGCCAAAGACGCGGAAGACAGAGTAGTTGTTGCGCAGGATACCATTGAGGGCCTGGTAGTTCGCCTCTACCTGAGCGAGGTTGTTCCAGTAGTTGTTGGTGCCGTAGTGGTCAAGGGGCTTAAGGTCCAGCAGATCACTCTTACAGGAGGACAGTGCAGTCAGCGAGAGGGCGCATGCTACGATCGCCCATAGTCTATACTTATTCATAGAGAGCATACACATTAGAATCCGACATTGAGCCCGAAGACCAGCGTACGAGGCAGGCTGTAGCCACCCATGGTGTCAGCACCTGGCTCAGGCGAATAGACGAGCTTGGCTGCGGTGAGGTAGCCGAGGTTCTGCGCCGTCAGCGAGAGCTCGAGGCTATTCATGGCCATCTTCTTGGTGAGGAACTCGGGCACACGGTAGCTGAGAGAGATCTCACGGAAGGCGAGGTAGTCGCCACGGTAGATGAACTGTGAGGAGCTGCGGTAGAAGTTGGACTTCCCGAGCTGGTCGGCCCAGACGTAGGGCGAGTACTTGGCGTTGGGGTTCTCAGCGCTGAAGGTCTTATCACGGGCGATCGTCAGCGTGTTGAAGGTCCCCTGCATGTTCCCCAGGATCCAAGGCGTACGGCCGTCGATCACGTGGTGGCCGAGCGCGTAGTCTAGGCGAGCCGAGAGGGTGAGCTGGCGCCAGGTGAGCTGCGTGTTGAATCCGCCCGTCACCAGAGGCGTCGAGCGACCGATGTAGACGCGGTCGTACTGGTCGATCACGCCGTCGCCGTTGACGTCGCGCCAGCGTACATCACCGGGCTGGATGGGCAGGGCCTTGATGGCGTCCTTGGTAGCGGCGTCGAGATTAGCCCAGGCCTTAGGCCCGTAGAGGTTCTTGCCAGGGACCTTGTCGATGAGGTTCTCGGGAATCTCTGCCTCGGTGCGGTAGAGGCCCTCGGCCTTGAAGGCGTAGATGTCGCCAGGGCTCTGGCCTTCCTGATAGCCGCCTACCCACTTCTTCTCGTTGCCGTTACCGGTGTAGACCTCATAGGCACCCTGACGGTTGCGCTCTAGGCCGTTATTCGGCAGCTTGAGGATGGTGTTCTTGTTGAAGCCACCATTGAGGCTCGCATTCCAGGTCCAGTCCTTGGTGGAGATGATGCGTGCCGTGAGGTCGAACTCGAAGCCTCGGTTGCGCAGCGAGCCGTTGTTGGTGCTGTAGCCCGAGATCCCTGAGTGCGAGGTGATGGGCATGCTGGCGAACTTGTCGACCGTGATACGATTGTAGTAGGTCAGGTTTGCCATCAGGCGGTTGTTGAAGAAGCCGAGGTCAGCCCCTAGCTCGAAGGTGTTGGTCTTCTCCCAACGGAGGCCGTAGTTAGGCAGGCTGGTGAGGGAGATGGCTTCGTTGCCGCCGTACTTGGACAGGCCATAGCGGCCGTAGAGGTCGTAGGCGCCGATGCCGGAGACGTTACCATTGCTCCCGTAGCTGACGCGGAGCTTGGCGAAGTTAAGCACGTCCTTCAGCCCGCTGAGCTGATTGTAGAAGTTCTCGCGCGAAAGGACCCAGCCAGCAGAGAGTCCAGGGAAGAAGCCCCAGCGGTTATCCACGAGCTTGGAGTAGCCGTCGTAGCGAGCGACCAGCGAGAGGAGGTAGCGGCCATCGTAGTCATAGTTGGCACGGCCGAAGTAGGAGAGGATACGCAGATGCGTGTGGGAGCTGACGGTAGAGCGCTTGCCCTTCTCGTCGGAGGTGTAGCCGAGGGCGGCGAAGTCGTCCACCTTAGCCTCCGAGCCCGAGGCGCTGAGTCCCTTGTAGTAGCTGTCGTAGTACTCGGTACCGGCCATGAGGCTGAGGTTGTGCTTCTCGAAGAGCGTCTTGTTGTAGTTCAGCACCGCATTGTAGGTCTGGTCGAGGGTCTCCGAGGCACCAGCGTAGCTATAGCGCGAGCGATACCACTGTCCAGGAGCCGTGAGGCGGTCACGGTTGAAGGACTCATCCCACGCCTGAGAGAAGTACCAGTTACCGCTCAGCTTCAGCGTCAGCTCCTTGAGGAAGTTGATGGTGAAGGCCTGGCTCATGCTGAACTTATTGGTCTTGTTGTCGCGGAGGTAGCTATCCTTGACGACCTTGTAGTTGATATCCCCGCCACCGAGGCCGATGAGCAGCTGACCCTGGGCATTGCGTAGGCGGAGCGTCGGGGGCAGACCCAGGGCACGGCCGAAGTAGTTGGCATCATCATTACCCAGCTTATTCCAGTCAGCACGCGTGAAGGCAAAGCTGGAGTTGGACGTCAGCCAAGGGCGGATCTTGTAGTCGGCGTTGAGGGCGAAGTTGATACGCTTGTACCAGTCGACCAGCGCATTACCATTGCTGTGGTTGTAGCCGATGTTGGCGTAGTAGTTCCCCCTATCATTACCGCCCGTGAAGCTCAGGTTGTAGTCCTGGCTCATGGCTACGTCCTTGATGTTGTGCTGGCGCAGGCCACCTTCCTCAGAGAAGATGAGCTTCTTGCCCGTCACAGGGTCGGTCATGGTCTTCCAGCCCTGATCGAGGAGGAACTTGAGGTTGTCGTTGTACTCATAGAGGCCGTAGGTCGCCAGGGCGTTCTTGTTCCCATCGAGCGGAGTGACGCCATCCTGATCGAAGTAGGAGCGTCCCGTACCGTAGCCGACATTACCCGACAGCGAGCTGGGATTGGTATAGCCGACGAGCTGACCGCGGGAGTTGGTGAAGACCTCCGAGGAGCGCTTGATGGCCATGCGCTGCATGCGGATGTAGTCCTCCGAGCCGAGGAACTCGTAGAGGTCGTGGAAGTAGTTGGCACTGACCTTAGCCTTGAAGCGGATCTCGCTGAAGCCAGCCTTACCGCGCTTGGTGGTGATGAGGATCACCCCGTTATTGGCACGAGCACCGTAGATAGCCGTAGCCCCAGCGTCCTTCATGACCTCCATGGACTCGATGTCCTCGGGGTTGATGTCATTCAGACCGCTGCGCACCTGCCCGTCGATGACGACCAGAGGCGAGCCCGAGCCATCGAGGTTGGTCCCCCCACGCAGTACGAGAGTAGGTGCCGCACCTGGGCTACCGGAGGTCTGCTGGACACGGAGCCCAGAGACAGCACCCGAGAGGGCCTGTGCGGGGT harbors:
- a CDS encoding alpha-2-macroglobulin family protein, whose protein sequence is MSRRSSIAIWMLSLGLLGSLGVPLGLKAQTQGIQSTQTKAQPSLEQLRTKLKAAQAQRHLRDAVTAAEELFDAASGQRRLDVLLEATTALVEVKNSLKGPSTAESQLGISLASIEQAPWLSPRERILLGLYSLRMISNYSTRGGAAFDTPLPVKARPLSQLMHWHQADLDRYYLQLVEQLRGAGSALMQPIPAPYLELLDLAGGTKASGQTGISALLELLDYLHDMRGGGSRYPEGLLPTQPALLTLARSAGTTSYSALLADFLVLERELKSQSGRLTARQAMERIEHFAQRYQHQHYFGSVAPNLVDLYSSEPLEAARFADRLLSQAGQLQPDELKQLRQARAERLEPSMSLQLEQPWGMPDKVSLRLDTAYLVRGLQVSLYEAPRVYRPTERGEDWRPSAQDKPMLVKQCSLPVDSLAKVGKHLVLELKLPQRRNYFVRVRAELDPRASQKRALVHEETFVSSAFMVLDLWSSASPNHVPRQWLDAATGRPLSGLELAQYRYDKRHESLPTLAGSLRTDSLGLILLDRHESQTSVLQARDLRDPLRIKYYGYGEKPQPAIDFAARGLQLWVTTDRPAYRPGQVMHIYGEAVDVGFLARQARPARGQRIRLELSDARDGLLWSEEVRSDELGRYHASHRLAPEVLLGQLYLRARFVEPQGYQYRQPQAQAFAQLLEYKRHALELQLEEPPRPYPADALLSVKGQLRRLSGEPVERARLRCVLRAEQLWRPWRSIYDYASPRVLLDSTLRSGADGAFALPLDLGALRRQLEQDEQDHGSYSYRVEVTATDEAGETTQRSLSLALGEVLGEVQLDLPELLDLSRPLPELRFTYPMTAWVDSTMRVDYELYEGDRLRHSGQTTLGQAFSPWLEPQELAAGLYTLRYKAHYKGGTRYEGYRRVYLFDSRRDQQIAGFVPPLLALRADSTYSAQRPARLHWVSGLEGGYIHYVVHHRYGELARGVLRSKAGRIELFTLPLPAKDKLPDQLEVQLYTVYQGRLYRASERFTLEQPAPLLELKWTSLRDRTQPGAEERWSVQLTSGGKPVAGAAVSTWMYDAALDIFGRLRLSRPSLQLMDEYPSYMEPRLPRGYRWGLSPARSVYGEDLWGEAQRGGGSFVHDALAAGPQPRRYRWLGRGRRMPIRMGRGDIQLPEVFSGRMDGIIGPAFAAAPSVLRGAAAKADQAAPIDVAEEPKALRQDFAESAYFLPRLTTDASGTASWSFRMPEALTRWRLVLLAHTPDMRRYQEQRLVTSYRDFSLRPQLPRFLRRGDRPVLSATLVNMSREEEQGTLRLELFDLSTQRVLSENSQPFRLAPQGSQTLQLPLSIPTLSADSIGLRVLAQGRRYSDGEQHRLPLLSDETQLSDGLSFSFEGAGTKTLFLDSLLAPLGQGLGRARLELQLETSPLALALGALPQLAEPEDKSTPALAASLYAEAKVLRLQQTRGFAAWLAARRQSLHRSDSLVAARTVEAAKSPWYHELKRELEAERRLLDFLAAKDHAHELRQRIAELKAARNEATWGWFEGWRPDAYISQQVIAILLPTLELLEAKSPQRQELLGLLREAQPYMDREELERYQRLKEDRARVSKPGPWGYYDIPLDYLYMRAQLTQQLAVPSSAALAAMLGHYQRLLSERAKEAPVTDLAKIAYVLKQAPQHRAQLPILLKVLAQHLSDEGAMSFFAQPAEIPYWSRSAGVPLAVETLRAFRLDPAYSSLVPRLQRWLLTQRRTMVWKDPLCSVLALEALTEPQLEAWGTAQATELRLALEGGEDFRLTGSQRTASLELSPSRRPKGALQVIKKDGSLIWGAARLHYSIPTAAVKAWGEGLSLTRQQYLVTTEGGRDVLRPLEEGELLPIGARIRTQLVIKLKQGLDYVKISDPRPGYAEPVEQKPFYPSIRYGNAYVVPRDGRTDIFVDRLTSGTTELYYDQWVTRPGVYSGVVTTLESLYVSEYSAHTAVSPEQRTTSELKTE
- a CDS encoding RagB/SusD family nutrient uptake outer membrane protein, which translates into the protein MNKYRLWAIVACALSLTALSSCKSDLLDLKPLDHYGTNNYWNNLAQVEANYQALNGILRNNYSVFRVFGELRAGTMKFTVSATGESQSSVEVKQSVLDADRPGISNWGGLYGDLLHINLFIKKVETQCPFLTDAERKTYLGKAYGIRAYIYFVLYKSYGGVVLETEPRVAEEAITDPTSYHKARSSAEETLDFIKKDVEKSSELLATSPWKSIKTEWSRAATELLKAEVYLWSAKVTTGNHTATGEADLRKAKTALEGIVGSQAFELEDKFAANFDAKKKNGKEIILNLYFDRQEATNDYGHYMYQNRLFVGSARDKDGVLFPGDTLKAMSTGILYNEYKPSFVASFDEDDTRRSATFFEFTVGTPGNLLPGSVFLKYQGQLYSDNAHIYDSNVILYRYADVLLLLAEVKNALGEDPSAELNLIRKRAFGTKFAGHEFVSGDFAANELAILKERDHEFAGEYKRWYDLLRLQDASKQPLVFSAAAAYSDDHLTGTAPTPILKTTERQKLLWPVDRTVLNNDPLIKQTEGY
- a CDS encoding TonB-dependent receptor, which translates into the protein MKRALLSLVILCMTTIAAWAQGKVITGRVLDKAGEAVIGASVLEVGTTNGSLTDIEGRFKLTLRNTKSILTISSVGYQTQKIQLVGLDLSKPITVRLVDEARVTDEVVVTAYGGRQLRSKMTNSVATVRNESLKQGLFSNPAQALSGAVSGLRVQQTSGSPGAAPTLVLRGGTNLDGSGSPLVVIDGQVRSGLNDINPEDIESMEVMKDAGATAIYGARANNGVILITTKRGKAGFSEIRFKAKVSANYFHDLYEFLGSEDYIRMQRMAIKRSSEVFTNSRGQLVGYTNPSSLSGNVGYGTGRSYFDQDGVTPLDGNKNALATYGLYEYNDNLKFLLDQGWKTMTDPVTGKKLIFSEEGGLRQHNIKDVAMSQDYNLSFTGGNDRGNYYANIGYNHSNGNALVDWYKRINFALNADYKIRPWLTSNSSFAFTRADWNKLGNDDANYFGRALGLPPTLRLRNAQGQLLIGLGGGDINYKVVKDSYLRDNKTNKFSMSQAFTINFLKELTLKLSGNWYFSQAWDESFNRDRLTAPGQWYRSRYSYAGASETLDQTYNAVLNYNKTLFEKHNLSLMAGTEYYDSYYKGLSASGSEAKVDDFAALGYTSDEKGKRSTVSSHTHLRILSYFGRANYDYDGRYLLSLVARYDGYSKLVDNRWGFFPGLSAGWVLSRENFYNQLSGLKDVLNFAKLRVSYGSNGNVSGIGAYDLYGRYGLSKYGGNEAISLTSLPNYGLRWEKTNTFELGADLGFFNNRLMANLTYYNRITVDKFASMPITSHSGISGYSTNNGSLRNRGFEFDLTARIISTKDWTWNASLNGGFNKNTILKLPNNGLERNRQGAYEVYTGNGNEKKWVGGYQEGQSPGDIYAFKAEGLYRTEAEIPENLIDKVPGKNLYGPKAWANLDAATKDAIKALPIQPGDVRWRDVNGDGVIDQYDRVYIGRSTPLVTGGFNTQLTWRQLTLSARLDYALGHHVIDGRTPWILGNMQGTFNTLTIARDKTFSAENPNAKYSPYVWADQLGKSNFYRSSSQFIYRGDYLAFREISLSYRVPEFLTKKMAMNSLELSLTAQNLGYLTAAKLVYSPEPGADTMGGYSLPRTLVFGLNVGF